The sequence GCTACCTGTTCAAAGCAAGTTCATCGATAACACTCCTCCATAAAGAATATCAGAATATAGTACAAATACACATAAAATATTTGAGGGATCAAAGCAAATCTGTGAAAAATATTGTACTTGTCTGCAGCTCCTTATAGATTATTAGTGAAAAATGACATGGTTGACACAATGTTAACATCGTCACAAAGAGGAAGAAAGCTTTCTGTAATATGTTTCTCCTCTTCCGATGGGAAACCCAATGCTTTAATATGCTGGGTTCATGGCAACAACATCCTTTCAGTTGAAGCAGTGGGAGGCTGAAGCAGCTAAAAAGTAGTTAATACCACTCTGCTAATTAGCACAATAATGGGCAAGTAGGTAAATTAGACACAGCAGTCTGCTTTTCCCTGTAGGGATCCTGCAATGCAAACAGGTAATAAGAGGGCAGGTCATTAGTAACACAGCAAATTTAAGAAAGGCACCATTTTTAAATATCAcacaaaaaacatgacaaagtACTCTGgcaaaacagatttatttcctACTTCATAAACCCAACACCACTGCAGATTTGCATTCGCATCTCATTTGAAACTGCTTCATTTCAGTGTTTGTGTTGTAAATCACTCCGTACAGCAAAAATAGTCCCTCCACCACGTGGTTGCAGTTAATCAATAGTGAATACTGGCTGATGCCAAAAATTCTCACAAAGGCATGTCAATTGAGGCTGAAAAAAACTCAGCCATTAAACCAAAGTTAACAGAGAAACTTCATGAAGGAGCTTGGCGGATTTTAATTCTCGTCAGATGTTACTGAGAGTTGAGAAAGAAATGCTTGTTTTCATTGGTAACGGTGCATAATTAATTCACTGCAGTAAAAAAAGCTGCAAAGAGCAATCAATGCCAGCAGTTTCAGTACCGATCAATAAATTGAAACTGAGCTGTATGGCTTTTCtcataaaattatttctgtgtttagACATTATGAAAACTGAGAGCAATTTCATGAAAAGTTGACAATAATAATATCCCACATGGTGTTGTGTTTGGACTTCCCCTTGGATAAACAGAATAAATAGTAAAGTCAGAAAACTGAAGCTGTcacatatacatttatattaacCTGAATTTGGCTGAGGGCTCAACCATAAACATTGTGCCACTGATAGAAAGATGCTTTATTGAGATGCTCTGGAGATAAAGGAGATGCCATCACTCAGGCCTAATTGACGTAATGAGGAACTGTTACTGTATTGATCCACCTGGCAAGTTTCACAGGATCAGCTGAGGCCCGTATCGACCTAACTAAGTGGGTGCACAGTCCTCTGAGGGTCAGACAAATGTTAAGGGGATATAACCAGTTTGTTGGGGAGTTAGACCTCAATCTGATTAGGGTGAAGCAAAAGGCAAaagacttttagaaaaaagaaatctcaaaATACCTCTGGTTTAAGAAAGAAACATCACAAAAGGACCTGAAACAATGAATAACCTGATCAGGCAGCTTTGAGACTTAATATCTTaacaataaattataataaaatagaCTTCTGAACTTTTTACACACAACTAAATACTGTACATACACTGTATCACAATATGTCCAGAATGATTATTAAAGAAACACAGACAAGAAACCAGCATTAGTCTGTCATAACATCTGTCTTAATCCCAGCCAAAGTCATGACCAGTCATCTTGTAAAACTTCTTATTAAAAGGTTTATAGAAATCCCTTAAAGTCCGCATAACCTCCGGGTCAATATTCGGATGGATCCTGCCTTTGGTTTTCCCCAGGCAGTGTGGCTTAGTGTTTAACTCTGGTCTTTTAAGGCAAGGGAATCCTTTTGCTGGGTTAAAGTGGAAATACTTCTCGGTGACCACCCTCTGTAGTCCAAGGAAGTCCTGGACACGAGCCATCTCACCCGCAGGGTCGGTAATGAGACGCTCTCCACTAACAAACAGCAGCTGCTCCATGGGGAAGAACTGGAGCCAACGCTCAAGGTGTCTGGCATACATGCCGATTTGAACTGCGCTCCATGTGGTGTCAATCAGGCCTGCTGACATGTTCTTAAAAGTCAGGCTCTCAAAGGAGGGGATGTCCGGCTTTTTGGAGCGGGTCTGGGTGTAGTCCGAGATGGCTCTGGTGACAGGATTTCGGACAACAACGATCAGTTTGGTGTCTTTAGACATGGAGTAGATCCGACATGGAACTTCCCTCGTAACAAAGTAGCTGGGGGTCTTCTCCATGGTTAACTGGCCTTTTGATGAACTGGGCATCAGTTCcctgaaaaaaaatttaaaaagcaatgttaaaacaaaactcTATATGGGTCTCCCTTAACACTATCAACTATTTTCAAAACGGTGCCAAACTAGAGAAAGACAAGATTAGCAGTGACACTGTCTCTTTGTGTCagactttaaaaatgttgccaCACAGGAGCTAGTCAATCATCATCAAGAGGACAATTGTGGACGTCATGAGCTGCATTAACCAGGCCTGTGAATGCTTATAAAGAGACAGAAAGTGCCAGGAAGAGCAGAAGTCCTGTCAGTCACAAGTGAACACAGTCTGAGGTTGATGATGTGTTCTACGTACAGGTATGCATTTAtctcttttatttattctattttaagACCAAAATGCTCTCTTAAAACCTCACAGTGAAAGACTCTACATTTATTAAAACTGACATCAGCCCAGCTAAGGGAAAGCCAGCATGCTTTGTACTTCTATCTTATGCTTAACCTTTGCATTCCTTTGACGACAATGCAGAGAATAATTGGGTCTATATCCAAAATTGCATAATCTTGGGTCAAAGACAGCTCATGTAATTCATAACTAAAGTCTGTTAACTGCAGCCATGGCTGGGTAATGGCTAAAGTGACACAAAGGGGATTAGGACTAAACCTCACAAGCTAGAGCATTAAAGGATGCTGGGCTGCCTTCCTGCCAAACTGGATGGCTGGTTGGTCTCAAGAGAGAAAGAGGGAAGGATAGATGTCCCAACGATAATAGTCAATGGTAAGTGTAGAATCCATAAAGTCAAACAGAAGGAAATCAGTTGCAGAGGTTGTGCACAGAATAAGATATGCTGGGTAAAGGTGCATTGTGCTAAAGCAATGTCAAGGGGACCATCATTAAGCTTTTTTATCGCCCCAACCATGAAATACTTACAAAAACACAGTGTGCTACTTAATCAAGTAGATATAAACAAATTACGATTCTAACAAACTGAAGAACACCTAAAGAACATTTGTTACGCTAAATATCCAGCTCAGTACTATTTTATTCTTATCTGTCGCAGTAAACACAGACATCTACTGACAATAGgttgttaaaaaattaaaatgtacacTCTCTAATCTGTATGTACCAAGTCCATTAAACTAACTTACTTACTTCCCGCAGTCCTTCATCACAGAATGGTGTCTCACACTGATTCGACAAATGTTTTATACTGAGTGGTGTGTGGAGAAcatttaatgtaatgttttgtGTTCACAAGTATCGTCTCCCAGTTGTGATTGTAAGCAGTTGATCTAAATCAAACAACAGGAAACCAGGGGAGCCATGTCATTAAAGTGATTACCATAATTTCCAACCATCTGTTGGCATGCGTGCCTCAAGTTTCAATATTCCTCTACAATCCCAGCAGCTTCCGTCTTaaaatgtatgtgtatgtggTGGAAACAGGTAGAAAATATTCTGTGCGAGTTTGTGGGTAAGAGAAAAACTGATTGATTATCTTGGTACTGCATGGCATCGAACCCCCAGGTTGCTCAATATGGACATGGTAAAGCTGAGAGAAGATAAAAGCACAACATAAATAAAGtgcaaatgtatattttaaaggGACCCGTTACAGTGTgaaaggaaagagaaaaacacactgtaatgtactttttggTGCCCAAAAGTCACTTTAGCCTGATGTGTGGACAGGTTATTATTATATGTGGACAATAGTTACTCATCAAGTGCATACACTCATCATACgttataaatattattaatttaAGGCTTTTAAAGATGCATTAAAACTCCTTCTTTGGGAGTGGACTGCTTATATAAAAACAACTTcaagaattttaaaacaaagcattAGGTGCACAAGTTTATATTTATTATGAgtgttctctaatctgaacgGAGTGaatgttatacaggtccttctcaaaatattagcatattgtgataaagttcattattttccataatgtaatgatgaaaatttaacattcatatattttagattcattgcacactaactgaaatatttcaggtcttttattgtcttaatacggatgattgtggcatacagctcatgaaaacccaaaattcctatctcacaaaattagcatatttcatccgaccaataaaagaaaagtgtttttaatacaaaaaacgtcaaccttcaaataatcatgtacagttatgcactcaatacttggtcgggaatccttttgcagaaatgactgcttcaatgcggcgtggcatggaggcaatccgcctgtggcactgctgaggtcttatggaggcccaggatgcttcgatagcggcctttagctcatccagagtgttgggtcttgagtctctcaacgttctcttcacaatatcccacagattctctatggggttcaggtcaggagagttggcaggccaattgagcacagtgataccatggtcagtaaaccatttaccagtggttttggcactgtgagcaggtgccaggtcgtgctgaaaaatgaaatcttcatctccataaagtgtttcagcagatggaagcatgaagtgctccaaaatctcctgatagctagctgcattgaccctgcccttgataaaacacagtggaccaacaccagcagctgacacggcaccccagaccatcactgactgtgggtacttgacactggacttctggcattttggcatttccttctccccagtcttcctccagactctggcaccttgatttccgaatgacatgcagaatttgctttcatccgaaaaaagtactttggaccactgagcaacagtccagtgctgcttctctgtagcccaggtcaggcgcttctgccgctgtttctggttcaaaagtggcttgacctggggaatgcggcacctgtagcccatttcctgcacacgcctgtgcacggtggctctggatgtttctactccagactcagtccactgcttccgcaggtcccccaaggtctggaatcggcccttctccacaatcttcctcagggtccggtcacctcttctcgttgtgcagcgttttctgccacactttttccttcccacagacttcccactgaggtgccttgatacagcactctgggaacaacctatttgttcagaaatttctttctgtgtcttaccctcttgcttgagggtgtcaatagtggccttctggacagcagtcaggtcggcagtcttacccatgattggggttttgagtgatgaaccaggctgggagttttaaaggcctcaggaatcttttgcaggtgttaactcgttgatttagatgattaggttcatagctcgtttagagacccttttaataatatgctaattttgtgagataggaattttgggttttcatgagctgtatgacaaaatcatctgtattaagacaataaaagacctgaaatatttcagttagtgtgcaatgaatctaaaatatatgaatgttaaattttcatcattgcattatggaaaataattaactttatcacaatatgctaatattttgagaaggacctgtacatacaggCTTAAATGTATGCATACACCAATGTACACAATGTGTGATGataatttactttaaaattaaaaccagcttttatgttttaaattaatgtcCTGTGGCAACATCTAACCAAAGTTTAACCACTGGCAGCCTGGTGGTTACAAAGTGACACATGAATATTACAAAACATCCAACAGTAGACAGCACAATTTCACATGTGAAAAATTAGAAACGCAACAACAAAGAAGTACTTATGTAATAGCAAAAAGGTGAAATGACCAACACCTGGTCTGCACAGTATGCCAACACATTTGATAACCTGAAATTTAAATTCAGAATAATCGAAAAGCAACTAGTACAGAAAGTGACTAGGAATTAACAGAACATATTTTGCCTACATTCAAATACATGTATTGGATATTAAGAGTCCacttaaaatagtaaaataggttcaaatctttttaaaagCCTAAAATTAGAAGATTCACACCTGTGATGAGTttctggaaacttcacactgatcCTGTAAATGAGGCTAAAGTGATGTGTGAACAGTTTACCATTATACGTGGAAAATAGTTAGTGCCTTTCCCTGCTCCAAAGAATCTTGGTAACcactgtttgtgttgaaaacccCACAAACCTAATCAAGTAACACACATGATTCTATCAGAAATGTCTGCGATAATCTTCCACAACTCTTGGAAACACGTGTCACTTCAGGCCTTTTGTGAAGCCTCAGAGATGCTAAAACCTGATAGTCAATGGCAAAAACAGTGCATGTGAATCGTACAAGAACTATTCATTTAAGAAGAGACAGCACAGGACAACATCATTGACTGAGCAATTAGGGATTCCTCCTACAAGACCAATGTAACACTCAAGTTTTGTGCGCTGtgttgcctttatttttgactGCCAGGCAATCAGGTGTGtccatttttaaaaagctgctgAAGAGAAAGAATGAGTGTTGTTTACATTCCCTTTTATCAGAAAGCAGGTTCAAAGGTAGGTATTTACGACGTCAGTGCATGCAGCTTTGTGCTTCTATCAGCAAGGGCACTAATTacctaaacaagataaaaactgaaataaaggaaCCCCTAGCAGGATTCTTTGTATCCTGGTAAATTCTTCTTGACTAACTCTAATTGGTATCTGTATTTCATCTTTTTAGAGACAAAGGGCAACTCCATAAAAAGCTCCTCCTATTATCTAATGCTATTGCTTATTCTTATCGTACCCTGCTGCTCTGAGAATGGTCAAGCTACTGTTGGAGTCGTCTCTCTTCACAAAGACAGGATGAGAAGCGGTGGTATGCAGCCACTTGGAATAATCATACTGTTTTACTGTGAGAAAATGTCCAGACAGCAATCTAAAAGGCTTACATCTTGAGGTATACCATCCTCTGGACAGCAGCCAATCTTATCAGGTATTGAAAGGCATCATCATCACACCTTACTGACTTACTTTTTGTTTGGTGTTAAAGAGCATTCAGGCTCTCAAAAGCATTCCAGAACagatatgatgaagcagagtaTCTTTTTTCCCAGGCTCTGTTGTAACTGCCAGTAACTGAAGACCACCTGGATGTCTGGTGGAAATAAGGACATCAAGAGCAGGAGAAGAAGCAGAACAAAGAGTGTATAAATCATTATATTCTACTTTTAATGTTGCTGTTGTCAAAGAAAACTGAGACAATTAAAAGTCAAATCAGCATGGAGCTTACAGCATAGCTAAATGTTCAATGTAGCCGTGAAGCTATCCTCTCCAAATAAGCATCGACACTCTGTGACTACATAAACCATAAAGTTTTCTTAAGTCTGTTTGGTAGCTTATTGAGTATTTGAACCGCTAACTTTCTTTTCCAAATTGTAGCTCCatgtggaaataaaatgtaaaaaacacacTAACTGTTAATTTGGGACAAAGGTAAAACAAACtgaaccatccatccattttctatacccattTCTTCTATACAGGGTCCGCTGGCGCCTATCTCCTATGAGCAAGAAGCAGggaacaccctggacaagtcaccagtccatcgcagggcaaaagGACGAACAACTatacacacacccattcacacctaagggcaatttagagagaccaattaacctaacagtcatgtttttggactgtgggaggaagccggagtacccagagagataCCAtgtatgcacagggagaacatgcaaactccatgcagaaagacccctagccaggagtcaaaccaaGGACttacttgctgcaaggcaacagtgctaccaacaggTTACAATGCAGCCCGAACTGAACCAATTACTTACAAATATATAATCGAGTTGAATGGAACAGTGGCCGTGAGAGTAAACTTTATagataataattacaatagaGTTCCAACATTTAAAACTTAAAGCCCGAGAACATCTGTGGTGAAATGAAAACTGAGAGGAAAAGTAGCTGAACCCTGCCAATGTCAGCACGCCAGCATGTTTTTAATCCAGAaagttgttctttttgttttaactttatttcttcattttggTTTGGTAAGGGCTGTGAGGCatgttgagaaaaaaacaacttttaatgtGGGGGATGTAAAATCACATTTCGACTAAAATGTTTTGACTGAATATATGTGCTCAGTTTAATAACTTAAAGTTCTGTATCTCGATTGCATTTTCcttatttaaatgaaagaaatgtatttattttcttagcTCCAGAAAaacttattgttttttattattatcttatTGTTCTTATTGTGTCAAATGTTGCTATTTGATTTtccaaaaatcatttaaatatttacaattaaTTATTATATACAATTAATTGATTGCATAGCCTCTCATTCATTAGCTGTAGTTTTGTAACTAAGTCCCACCACAaaattaatgtaaataaataacaaacatttcacataaaagaaaaaaatgtgtgtaaTGGAGTAATGAATCcaaccataaaaaaaaattaagggaTTACAAGACATGAATCCCTAAGCtctagaaaaacatttatcaaatatatttccaggaaaagaaaacaaaggggACGTGGgggacttttttattttctaattgttcagataaataggaaacacatttgtttttatgttttgattaTTAGAGCTGATCAAGAGAACATTGATTAATTTCTATCTCTGGCTGATTGACTGCATAACTAGATATAAGTTTACctgtttatgtaatattctGTTAGGAGTAAGGAATTCTCAGTTTTTGTGGCATAACTTTGTTACAGCTGTACATAAagcatttaaagcattttagatTGCTCTTGCTCTGTACGTAAATAGCTTTATGGGCATAAACAAGTCCTTTCATTAGAAATCTATTTAACTATTGGCGAAACTGTTCTGTGTATTTCTAACTTATGCAGTGGTGTGGAACCATTAAGAAATCTCCCACAGATGCATGCAGGTCCACGAGaaagacagaaacaggaaacacaTTTTCTCTGAAGATTCCACAAAAGCCTGACATGGAGAAGTAAAGAACTCAAGGGGATACAATGGAGAGAGCTTGCTTTTTCAGCTTTTCCAGAGCGCTGTAATAAGTGCTGACGTTTGACAAATTGATTCAAAATAGAGCCCAAAGTAATTGCAGCCGCAAATTTACATTGAAATCTTTGAAATAAAGGGGACGAGTGTTTCTTTACCAGAAATGACAGTTGATCCTGTTTTCTTAAAGGTCTGACTGACCAATGTTGATCAATTTGCATTGAGGACTATGAGACATTAAATAGAAAATTCTGCTGCAGGTTTTCTGATAAAGACATTACAAGATTATCTTGAGTTATGCATTAAAAGCATATGTTGCTAACCTTGATCTTATCTATATAACATTTCCCTTAAATAGTGCTACATTCTTAGTAACTTAGTAACATTTCATGAACAGGGGAAAACAATCATTTTTGAGTCGATCAAGGGAAAACTTGCCAGATACAATTAAGAGCAACTGATTAGTGCATCTCTACTGATAACATAGAATAGAACACAAATAACCTAttttgtccctcagtggggaaattggTAGATTCATAGATAGATCgcttgttttaaaaatgcaccTAAAATATATCTAAAAGTGGTAGTTTGATCAGTGAGAAAATATGGAACCTGGTTCTGCTAAATGCTTCTTTAAAGTAATGCTTCTTGCATTACTTTGAACCAGTTCCTCTTACTCTTTCCAGCTAAAATTGTCAAGTGAGCAAAAAGGTCCCTACTGGACTCAAACTAACCTGTGTTTT is a genomic window of Girardinichthys multiradiatus isolate DD_20200921_A chromosome X, DD_fGirMul_XY1, whole genome shotgun sequence containing:
- the LOC124863499 gene encoding heparan sulfate glucosamine 3-O-sulfotransferase 3B1-like; the encoded protein is MEYSPFLHGLHVVPSSHVRNKLFVFCIMLSIWFYMIYCCVGYCSTVPNLAYGSVSRRENDAATDNRGSSLGASRDLLNNENELDSRGDEWDEVRGEAKTLDDTAMSGFLNETESKKLPQAIIIGVKKGGTRALLEFLRLHPDIRAVGAEPHFFDRNYDKGLEWYRELMPSSSKGQLTMEKTPSYFVTREVPCRIYSMSKDTKLIVVVRNPVTRAISDYTQTRSKKPDIPSFESLTFKNMSAGLIDTTWSAVQIGMYARHLERWLQFFPMEQLLFVSGERLITDPAGEMARVQDFLGLQRVVTEKYFHFNPAKGFPCLKRPELNTKPHCLGKTKGRIHPNIDPEVMRTLRDFYKPFNKKFYKMTGHDFGWD